One Methanomicrobiales archaeon genomic window, GGCTCATATACCTGGCCTGTGCCCTAATGATCTGGAGGGTTTTGGGATGACCTCTGACGTTATCCGCAAGCTTATTCAGGCGATCATCAACGACTATCAGTTGCTGGTTCTGTATCAAAACGGAGGAATTCCGCGTGGGAGAGTGGCGGGAAAGCCCAAAGAGATCGGGCCTTTCAGTGTAGTAGTCTATGGCGGAGGCATCACGTTTGGGAGCAACGTCGGGATCGGGTATGACGTCCACATCCTGTCCGTATCCGGCATTAGCGGATCCAATGCCGGACCTATCGTAAAACCAATCCGAATCGATGACGATGTAGAGATCGGCTCCAATACCATGATCCTGCAGGGGGCAGAGATTGGAGAGAACGCAACGGTTGCTGCAGGTGCGGTTGTCACGACATGTGTCCCGCCTAATTCGATTGTGGCTGGTGACTCCCCCCGGTTTATGAAATGGAAGATCCTTCCATCGGAGGAATGTGAGGAAGACATTGATGCTTCCTG contains:
- a CDS encoding acyltransferase; this translates as AHIPGLCPNDLEGFGMTSDVIRKLIQAIINDYQLLVLYQNGGIPRGRVAGKPKEIGPFSVVVYGGGITFGSNVGIGYDVHILSVSGISGSNAGPIVKPIRIDDDVEIGSNTMILQGAEIGENATVAAGAVVTTCVPPNSIVAGDSPRFMKWKILPSEECEEDIDAS